The proteins below are encoded in one region of Cucurbita pepo subsp. pepo cultivar mu-cu-16 chromosome LG10, ASM280686v2, whole genome shotgun sequence:
- the LOC111804106 gene encoding GDSL esterase/lipase At5g45920 — translation MRPRIYLFGDSITEFSFADGGWGGALANHFSRRADVVVRGYSGYNTRWALKVLERVFPASEEHSGAGDPLALTVFFGANDACLPDRYGAFQHVPLDEYKQNLISIVSFLKKQWPATRILLITPPPIDEEGRLQNPYLVNPLNEPERTNNAAGDYAKACIAVAAECGVSVIDIWTKMQQLPGWEKACLSDGLHLSRNGNTIVFEEVVQKLKEEGLSPEMLPADLPLLSEMDYNDPLKAFEELR, via the exons ATGAGACCAAGGATTTATCTTTTCGGCGATTCCATTACAGAATTTTCCTTTGCTGATGGCGGCTGGGGAGGCGCTTTAGCCAATCACTTCTCTCGCAGG GCCGATGTGGTGGTTAGAGGCTACAGTGGGTACAATACGAGATGGGCACTTAAGGTGCTTGAACGAGTTTTCCCGGCATCAGAAGAACATAGCGGCGCCGGCGATCCACTTGCCTTGACGGTGTTCTTTGGAGCTAATGACGCTTGCCTTCCAGATAGATATGGTGCCTTCCAACACGTGCCTCTCGATGAATACAAGCAAAACCTTATTTCAATCGTCTCCTTTCTCAAG AAGCAATGGCCTGCAACTCGTATTCTGCTGATCACCCCTCCTCCTATTGATGAAGAAGGGCGTTTACA AAACCCTTACCTTGTAAATCCATTAAATGAGCCTGAGAGGACTAACAATGCAGCTGGTGATTATGCCAAGGCTTGCATTGCTGTTGCTGCAGAATGTGGGGTTTCTGTGATTGATATTTGGACTAAGATGCAGCAACTTCCTGGCTGGGAAAAGGCTTGTTTGAG TGATGGGTTGCACCTGAGTCGAAATGGCAACACGATCGTGTTCGAGGAGGTTGTCCAGAAGCTGAAAGAAGAAGGATTGAGTCCAGAAATGCTGCCTGCTGATCTTCCACTTCTCTCAGAAATGGACTATAATGATCCTCTCAAAGCCTTTGAAGAATTACGATAA
- the LOC111804104 gene encoding pyruvate decarboxylase 1, giving the protein MEAANSIGSAAHPSSVPVPVVPSVSSGTLGSHLARRLVEIGVSDVFSVPGDFNLTLLDHFVSEPGLNLIGCCNELNAGYAADGYARAKGVGACVVTFTVGGLSVLNAIAGAYSENLPVICIVGGPNSNDYGTNRILHHTIGLPDFTQELRCFQTVTCYQAIVNDLDAAHELIDTAISTALKESKPVYISISCNLPGIPHPTFARDPVPFFLAPKISNQWGLEAAVEATANFLNNAVKPVIVGGPKLRAAKAQRAFVELADASGYPIAVMPSGKGMVPEHHPQFIGTYWGAVSSSFCGEIVESADAYVFVGPIFNDYSSVGYSLLVKKEKAVIVNVNRVTVGNGPSFGWVFMADFLTALAKRLKKNPTALENYHRIYIPPGMPLTYAKDEPLRVNVLFKHIQQMLSGDTAVIAETGDSWFNCQKLRLPENCGYEFQMQYGSIGWSVGATLGYAQATKDKRIIACIGDGSFQVTAQDISTMIRCGQRTIIFLINNGGYTIEVEIHDGPYNVIKNWNYTGLVDAIHNGEGKCWTAKVRTEQELIEAIATVSDEHKESLCFIEVLVHKDDTSKELLEWGSRVASANSRPPNPQ; this is encoded by the exons ATGGAAGCTGCTAATTCGATTGGCTCTGCGGCTCATCCCTCTTCAGTTCCCGTGCCGGTGGTTCCCAGTGTCTCAAGCGGCACGCTCGGCAGTCACCTCGCTCGGCGGCTCGTTGAGATTGGAGTGAGTGACGTGTTCTCTGTTCCTGGGGATTTCAATTTGACCCTTTTGGATCACTTCGTCTCCGAGCCTGGACTCAACTTGATCGGCTGCTGCAACGAGCTCAACGCCGGCTACGCCGCCGACGGCTATGCTCGAGCTAAGGGCGTGGGTGCTTGTGTGGTCACTTTCACCGTCGGTGGGCTAAGCGTGTTGAACGCTATTGCTGGTGCTTACAGTGAGAATTTGCCAGTGATTTGCATCGTGGGAGGTCCGAATTCCAACGATTATGGCACTAACAGGATCTTGCATCATACAATTGGGCTTCCTGATTTCACCCAAGAGCTTCGATGCTTTCAAACAGTCACCTGTTACCAG GCGATTGTGAATGATTTGGATGCTGCGCACGAGTTGATAGACACTGCGATTTCAACAGCTTTAAAGGAGAGCAAACCAGTTTATATCAGTATAAGTTGCAATCTTCCTGGAATCCCTCATCCTACTTTTGCTAGAGATCCTGttcccttctttcttgctCCAAA AATAAGCAACCAATGGGGGTTGGAAGCAGCAGTTGAAGCAACAGCAAATTTTCTCAACAATGCAGTGAAGCCAGTGATTGTGGGAGGTCCCAAGCTAAGAGCAGCAAAGGCACAACGGGCTTTCGTCGAGCTCGCCGATGCGAGTGGCTACCCGATCGCCGTTATGCCATCGGGGAAAGGGATGGTGCCGGAGCACCATCCACAGTTCATAGGGACGTACTGGGGTGCTGTGAGCTCCAGCTTCTGTGGGGAGATAGTTGAATCAGCTGATGCTTATGTCTTCGTTGGTCCTATTTTCAATGATTACAGCTCTGTTGGGTACTCATTACTTGTCAAAAAGGAGAAGGCTGTGATTGTGAATGTGAACCGTGTGACCGTCGGCAATGGGCCATCCTTCGGCTGGGTTTTCATGGCTGATTTTCTAACTGCATTGGCCaaaagattgaagaaaaaCCCCACTGCTCTAGAGAATTATCACCGAATATATATCCCTCCCGGCATGCCTCTCACCTACGCAAAGGACGAACCTTTACGAGTCAATGTTCTCTTCAAACATATTCAG CAAATGTTGTCCGGTGACACTGCGGTGATTGCTGAAACTGGTGATTCATGGTTCAACTGTCAGAAGCTTCGTCTTCCTGAAAATTGCGG CTATGAATTCCAAATGCAATATGGATCTATTGGGTGGTCAGTTGGTGCCACTTTGGGATATGCTCAGGCCACTAAAGATAAGCGTATAATCGCCTGTATTGGTGATGGGAGTTTCCAG GTTACGGCTCAAGATATTTCAACAATGATTAGATGTGGACAACGGACCATTATCTTCCTCATCAACAATGGTGGATACACCATAGAAGTGGAGATTCATGATGGTCCATACAATGTTATCAAGAACTGGAATTATACTGGACTGGTAGATGCCATCCACAATGGTGAAGGAAAATGCTGGACTGCCAAG GTACGAACAGAGCAAGAACTAATAGAAGCAATCGCAACCGTGAgcgatgaacacaaagagtcATTATGTTTCATTGAAGTTTTAGTACACAAAGATGACACAAGCAAAGAGCTGCTGGAATGGGGGTCTCGTGTGGCCTCTGCCAACAGCCGCCCTCCAAATCCTCAGTAA